Genomic window (Bacteroidales bacterium):
CGGTGGTGCTTTTTATTATAATCCTAAAACAGAATCAGTAAGAGGTGCAAAAGATTGGACAGCATTAAGACCTATGCAAAATGAAGGTGTATCTTATGGTTATGTAGGAGGATACTTTAGTATCGGCTTAGGATTTAAATATAATCTTGACGAACAATGGGCAATAGGTTTAGACATTTCTAACAGATACACAACAACCGATTATTTAGATGATGCTCATGATACCTATTCAGGTATCGGCAACGGATATGATGACAGACATTTATTGAGAGATGACGCATTAGGAGTTGTTACGGACATACCCGGAAGCCCTTATCCTGCAGGCTATCCGAAAAGAGGAAATCCTGACTATAATGATGCTTATTTATTTACAATAATAACAGGCTATTACAAAATTAACAGTGTTTTCAGTATGCCTAAATATTAAAAAATATTTACAATAAAATATCGAATTGTTTCATTTTTACACAATGTTTTTTTACAAAAACAGTTACTGTTAAAAATGAAACAATTTTATTTTAACCATAATAGTACACAGTGAACAAAAATTTAATTATTTTAATAATACTTTTTTTTACATTAAACTTAAAATCTCAAAATAATAATATTGAGCCCGGCATTACTTTAGGAACATCTTATTATTTAGGCGACATAAATCATTCTCGTCAATTTTACTCTCCCGGCTTGGCATACGGTTTAGCTGTCAGGCACTCATTTAATGATTACTATGCCGTAAGACTAAATATTCTGAAAGCAAAAATAACAGGAAATGATGCAGATTTTTCAAACATATATCAACAAACCAGAGGATATTCCTTTACAAATAATATAATTGAAGTCGGTTTACAAACAGAATTTAATTTTTCAGACTTTAACTCTAATATCAGAAAAAGTAACGCCCCGTTTATTACAGGCGGATTAGCTGTTGCTGTATCTAACTCATTTTCTGATTATACAATTGCAATCCCCATAGGAATAGGCTATAAATACTCCCCTTCAAAAAAAATAACCATAAGTGCCGAGTGGGTATTCAGAATAACAGCATCAGATAAAATGGATTTATTGTTGCCTAACGATGCAAACTTAAAACAAATCACAAAAGCAAATAATAATGATTGGTATTCTGTTGCCGGAATTACCGTTACTTATAATTTGAAAAATGATAAAAAATGGTGCCCGGCTTATCAAAAACCAAGGAAATAGCACAAATGAATATTCTGACAAAACTTGACAAAAAAAAGCTTCCCGAACATATAGCAATTATTATGGACGGAAACGGCAGGTGGGCTAAAATCAGAGGGAATAAACGAGTATTCGGTCATAAAAACGGAGTAAAATCAGTAAGAGAAATTGTTGAAGCATCCGGCGAACTCGAAATAAAGCATTTAACACTATATGCTTTTTCTACAGAGAATTGGAAACGACCTAAATTTGAAGTAAATGCTTTAATGTCTTTATTTATTACTGCCGTGAAAAATGAGACAAAAAATTTAATGGAAAAAAATGTCAAGCTCAGTGCAATAGGGAATTTGAACACTCTGCCTAATAATGTTCGGCAAAATTTAAACAGTATTATAGATAAAACAAAAAGCAATACCGGTTTAAATTTGATTTTAGCTTTGAGTTACAGTTCACA
Coding sequences:
- a CDS encoding DUF6089 family protein; its protein translation is MNKNLIILIILFFTLNLKSQNNNIEPGITLGTSYYLGDINHSRQFYSPGLAYGLAVRHSFNDYYAVRLNILKAKITGNDADFSNIYQQTRGYSFTNNIIEVGLQTEFNFSDFNSNIRKSNAPFITGGLAVAVSNSFSDYTIAIPIGIGYKYSPSKKITISAEWVFRITASDKMDLLLPNDANLKQITKANNNDWYSVAGITVTYNLKNDKKWCPAYQKPRK
- a CDS encoding isoprenyl transferase, whose amino-acid sequence is MNILTKLDKKKLPEHIAIIMDGNGRWAKIRGNKRVFGHKNGVKSVREIVEASGELEIKHLTLYAFSTENWKRPKFEVNALMSLFITAVKNETKNLMEKNVKLSAIGNLNTLPNNVRQNLNSIIDKTKSNTGLNLILALSYSSQQEITEMVRKISAKIKNGEAKVQDITEELISNNMQTSGIPNPELLIRTGGEIRISNFLLWQISYTELYFTETLWPDFTKEHFYTAIYDYQKRERRFGKTGEQIKNKTSLN